The sequence below is a genomic window from Dioscorea cayenensis subsp. rotundata cultivar TDr96_F1 chromosome 6, TDr96_F1_v2_PseudoChromosome.rev07_lg8_w22 25.fasta, whole genome shotgun sequence.
GGGTTTGGGGAGAAGAATGAGCTCGAGAGGGAGGGTGAAAGTGGGGAGATATGAGCTCGGAAGGACGCTTGGAGAAGGGAATTTCGCCAAGGTGAAGTTTGCGAGGAACGTTGAGACGGGCGTGAATGTTGCTATTAAAATCTTGAACAAAGAGAAGCTTTTACGACACAAGATGATCGACcaggtttgaatttttttatttttatttttttctctctagggttttattttgcttttataaagtttttgtttttgatctaGAAGtagatttattgtttattttaatgtcTTTTTCTGTGGGATTTTCCCTCAAGCTTTTAGTTTTAGCTTCAAGTAAATGATTTATTGGAAATTTTTTCAGTTCTTGAATCATTATCTGCTatgttttgcttaaaaaaatagtaataataagtaTGCGATTTTTACACTAAACCTTAATAAGTATGCGGCCAGAGGAACTTAGaggtctgataccatgttagaacaagaaaatagagTGGTTCAAATCTGTTATACCTTGAACAAAGAACATGAATGatcctttgggtctacatataggaagagagattattcaaaatataagtATACTCCTGTACACAtcgtatatatacatatatgtctaACAATTGCTTTATGGTAATTATTGAGTATGAGCTATATGTGGTATTGTTGTTAGTCAAAATATACATatgattttggatttgatttttaaaatttagttaatattcatattaattatactTTGTAGTGTTTGATTTCACACACAATGTTTACAATATTCTTACtgttttttaattcttcattATGGTCTTGTGTGGAATCTTTTCAAGATGaattatgtatattatgtaTGTGATTTATTCATGAGTTGGGTTTGCTGTACATAAAGGTGAGTTCACTCCCCTTTCATCAAGAAGTTCAACATGAAGACTTCTTCTTTCTTCAATACTCTACGTTCAATTTTGActtctttttagttttcttgTTGAAGATGACATTGAGAATTTACTGAATTCTGATGATATATTTGgatgtttaataaattttgcaGATAAAAAGGGAAATATCTACCATGAAATTGATTAAACATCCAAATGTCATAAGGATGCATGAGGTAAGATGTGAGTTTCATGCTATTTTGGATAATCTAGTACTTTTCAGTATGTCTTTATCTTTTACTTCTGAGCCTGTTCTCTTCTTCAGctacatggattttttttaattaggagTTATAACTGACTGCATCATTTTAACTTCAATGCGGATGGCACAAAAGTTATGTCTTTAGGCTAAATCTGTTTTGTACGCCCTATGACTCCTATGCCATATCAGCTCATGAATTTTAATAGAAAATCTTAATTCCTATTTGTTTGGAATACCCCTTCCCTTATATGATGTGCATTGAGAAGCACTTAGCTATCAACCAGGGGACAAAAGCATGTATCTCTATGTGCACAATGCGATGCCATCTTTAATGCTGAGGTTTATGCTGTTGTTTAGGTCATGGCGAGCAAGACAAAGATATACATAGTTTTGGAATTTGTGACTGGTGGTGAACTCTTTGATAAAATAGTAAGCCACTTTATCATCCTCTCTGCCATGTAATTAGCAGTGGTCTGATTGCTGTGCTGTGCCCACAAGTATCATACTTGactattttccttgtttttaggctCAAAAGGGGAGGTTGAAGGAAGATGAAGCCAGGAAGTATTTTCAGCAGCTAATAAATGCAGTGGACTATTGCCATAGCAGAGGTGTTTTCCATAGAGAtctaaaagtaaaagaacaattCTGCCTAcattttctcttccacttttctatTATCTTGCAATGACTTGAGCTAAGAAGTATACATAATTGATGATGGCCATCGGTTGTActagttattttttctttctttttctgttttttaataACAGCCAGAGAATCTGTTGTTGGATGCTGGTGGAATTCTGAAAGTCTCAGATTTTGGACTAAGCGCTTTACCTCAGCAAGTTCGTGTAAGCATTTAACTTGCAGGCTGCCAGAATTTTCTCCATTGAAATCAAATGcatttgtaatgtttgtaaCACGTTAGGTGTTAAATATGAATCATCATTAAGCAGACTTCTTAAGATTGTCTTAGGtcttctttaattaaaaatctGTACCTTTGTTTGCAAAAATGTCGCCTGCATGATTCTCTGCTTTATGCAGAGGAAATCGAGCAAATATTCTCAGTATAATATGGCTTCGTTCTTTAACAGCACTACACTCACTTTTTACTTGGTACAATGTAATAAAATAGGAAAGACAAGCTGTCTTAAGATCAGTTAATGGATATATTTAGCTTCTATTTGCAGGAAGATGGTTTACTCCACACAACATGTGGGACTCCAAACTATGTTGCTCCTGAGGTACTTTGCATTCTCAGCATGGTTTTGAGTTTTTAAGAGCTCATTTCCTTTATTCACATCAAGCACACACCTGACATTGCATTCTCGCTGATAAATTTTAGGTGATCCACAACAAGGGCTATGATGGGGCAAAGGCAGACCTGTGGTCCTGTGGGGTGATTCTTTTTGTACTTATGGCAGGTTACTTGCCTTTTGAGGATTCCAACCTTATTTCACTGTATAACAAAGTGAGTTCTGACTTTATTGAAAGATTGGAAACTGCTGTTTGATAATTAGTTGTTCTTAAAGAATGTGAAGATAATTTGATATGGAATTGATTGCAGATCTCCAAAGCAGACTTTTCTTGTCCTTCGTGGTTCTCTTCAAGTGCTAAGAAACTTATAAAAAGAATCCTTGATCCCAGCCCTGCAACTGTAAGACCCGCGGATAAATCTTTACAGCTCCACTTATTGTTCTTAGGTGTACATTTTCTATTTCAGTGTTTAAACTTACGCAAGAACTATGCTAGATACTGTTCTAATCAATGATGTGGAAACTTGCTGTTTTGCAGCGAATGACAATTGCTGAAGTCATAGAAAATGAGTGGTTTAAGAAAGGATACCGGCCACCTGTGTTTGAAGCACAAGATGTTGAAATTAGTGATGTGAATGCTATTTTCGATGGGgtaatgtaattatatatatatatatatataatatatatagcgTTCTTCCTCGAAGATTCCTGAGAAACAAGCATACTCTGATATACTGCTGTTCCTCAACATGCAGGATGCCAACAATCTGGTTGttgagagaagagaagaaaagccGGCATTGATGAATGCTTTTGAGCTTATTTCTACATCTCAGGGCCTAAACCTTGGTACCCTGTTTGAGGAACAAATGGTAACTTCATTAATCTGCTTTATGTCTCACTTTTTTATGAAGATGTATACCTTTGTATCCCAGTGATGGAACACATGACCTGAGTTGCTCTTGTTGAATTATGCCATGAATTAAGCCCAAAGTCTGTTATTTTCTGGCATTTCTCTTTTTGTACATCTAGATTCTCAACATTCAATGCAGTTGATAGAATTCCTTGAGACCTGGCCTATTTCAAGAACTTATTTTGGTACTCTACTACATCATATAATTTCTTATTGAATTTGTTGCCTGGATATGATGTAATTGGAGACAGTACAAGTATGCCCACTAATAGATGTTGTCTTCTGTGAAATGGCTGTTGGAAACCGAAAGTTTATTTCTTCAAACTACTTCAGTGTGTTGTGGCCTGCTATTTACTCTTTTTTATGTCAACTATGA
It includes:
- the LOC120263974 gene encoding CBL-interacting protein kinase 23-like isoform X1 is translated as MSSRGRVKVGRYELGRTLGEGNFAKVKFARNVETGVNVAIKILNKEKLLRHKMIDQIKREISTMKLIKHPNVIRMHEVMASKTKIYIVLEFVTGGELFDKIAQKGRLKEDEARKYFQQLINAVDYCHSRGVFHRDLKPENLLLDAGGILKVSDFGLSALPQQVREDGLLHTTCGTPNYVAPEVIHNKGYDGAKADLWSCGVILFVLMAGYLPFEDSNLISLYNKISKADFSCPSWFSSSAKKLIKRILDPSPATRMTIAEVIENEWFKKGYRPPVFEAQDVEISDVNAIFDGDANNLVVERREEKPALMNAFELISTSQGLNLGTLFEEQMGLVKRETRFVSRLPATEILAKIEQAAAPLGFTTEKNNYKLKLHGEKIGRKGHLSIATEVFEVGPSLYMVELRKSKGDTLEFHKVYKNMATGLKDIIWQSQSKSKEDADEITES
- the LOC120263974 gene encoding CBL-interacting protein kinase 23-like isoform X2, whose product is MASKTKIYIVLEFVTGGELFDKIAQKGRLKEDEARKYFQQLINAVDYCHSRGVFHRDLKPENLLLDAGGILKVSDFGLSALPQQVREDGLLHTTCGTPNYVAPEVIHNKGYDGAKADLWSCGVILFVLMAGYLPFEDSNLISLYNKISKADFSCPSWFSSSAKKLIKRILDPSPATRMTIAEVIENEWFKKGYRPPVFEAQDVEISDVNAIFDGDANNLVVERREEKPALMNAFELISTSQGLNLGTLFEEQMGLVKRETRFVSRLPATEILAKIEQAAAPLGFTTEKNNYKLKLHGEKIGRKGHLSIATEVFEVGPSLYMVELRKSKGDTLEFHKVYKNMATGLKDIIWQSQSKSKEDADEITES